A window of Phaseolus vulgaris cultivar G19833 chromosome 4, P. vulgaris v2.0, whole genome shotgun sequence genomic DNA:
TAACTCTTCTAAAAGTTTAAGTCATTACTAGTGAATGACCACTTACCTACAGCAGAAATTAACGAAAATCACGATGCTGATTAGGAGATAAAAGATGGACCACTAAAGTAACACTGAAAAGGAAAGTCTGACGGAAATATGTACTGTAGTagaaaaagataataattatgaaGGACCTTTTCATGTATGAAACAAGAATCGGTTTCTACTTTATCACTCCAAGTAGTTCATATACTACTGAAAAACCATTTTGCCCCTATAAAGAAGACAACAATAGAAGACAAACATGAATATAATGGTACAGTGAATTATTCTACTGGTCCACGTGATTGCATGACTTTGGGTGCATGGGTAATACAAATCATACACTGAATCTAACTGAGTataataatcaaataataaGACGGTGTAAGCATTGAAAACAAGGAGAATGGAACAAACAATATGTAACAATAGttattaaattaagaaaaactacAGCAGTTTAACACGAAACCCAAATGCATGGATGATCGATGGTAGAGAAAGCAAAAGGCCAGCCACTTCTACTGTGCTTCTTTTATTGTAATGATATAGTATAATGGTgatgtaaattaaaaaatgaaaaatgtaacTTTAATAACTCCTGGAAGCAAATGTTTCTAATTATGATAtatcataatataattttaaaattattttattttttaatgaaatttatttcaaataaaacaaatatttgtttaattgtaatttttggTGTAAAGTTGTGAAAGGATtgaatattaaacatatcactGAAAGAATAACTTGTTAACAACTTGACTAAGCGAAagattgtttgtattttttttgtcgacaaaagaataaaataaattaaaataatactgGATATTTCAACTCTTATAAAAAGTTCAATATGCTATATAACCATCTATCAAAATCTATATTACACTAAAACTGAGAAAAACCAAAAAAGTTCCACCAAAGATTGTTTGTCCTTGTTATAGAAATATCAAAGCTAGGTGTCAATGTCTTATTTTCCATTTTGCAGAAGACAATGTTGTCTGAAGGGAAAACGAGAGGTTGTAAATcagaagagaaaataattggAAACGGTAAGACCATGTCGTCATTGCTCACGTGATTTACTAGCAAGCAAATTTacctttaattttaattttataaaaaatttagatgTTGGAACTTGATTTTATCTCTAATTAGTGTATATGATTTAATATTATcttcaatataaaattatatgtttgTGTGTAATCTAATTCTATATTAGAAagtttattttaagtttaaattaatCTTTCAACTGATTTATATAGAGAAGTTCGctgttttatatatattataatcaaATTTCTAATCCAAGTAGATCTCCAAcatcatcttttatttttcttcacatatttttttcatttactacttaaaaaaatgaacaatgatatgaaacaaaaagtaaaaatacTTCAATATctctgttttaattttattattggaataatatgaaattattgtttaaaattttaaaaataaacagaaatatttaaaatgtataacATAGACTTACGCCGATGTAATATATGTATTTCTTATGCATGAAAGTGACAGATGGCAACGGGTTAAAGGTACATGGACAAATGATTTTTTATGTATACGTAGAttgatcatatatatatatattaattgctACAATAAAACATAACACTAAGAAAAACTCAATTTATCTAAGGAATAATTTTGCAGGTAATAGTCAAAATCCGTAGGTAACTATAGCAGGTGGAACTCGAAGTCCTTTAAGTAATGACCAAAGAAACTTTAACCATTATGTACTTGACCAGACATCGGACATCGTTCGTTATCAGGCATCGGACATCGGCACCTGTGGAGCAGGTCGACTCGGTGGACTGGTCGAGATAGTGGGCCACGTAACTGGGCGCTCAGAGATGCGCGGGTTGAAATCCATATATATGAAAGACCTAGTCAGTAGGAAAGTGCATgcggtgtgtatagtacattcgggtCTAGCACAAGCAAATATCCTGAAGACACCAAGGCCCAAAGGCGCTAGGGTTTTCAGGGGAAAGCTGTAAATGCATGATACGTGAAGGACTAGGGCGCCCATAGTAACATATGGGCCCCATAATGCTGGTACATTAGTTGGTACCCTTGGTGGCCATGTTGTTATGATTGCGCACCCCAGAGAGGAAGATTCTATGGAGTTGTTATGCTGAGATTGTGTAACGACGTAACAAAGTGCTTCCCATCAAGCCCATTTTCACTTGAGATAGAGTTCTCGTGAGAGAAGGGGTTGTTACAATAAGGTAACCTAAAAAGCAGACTATAAAAGGGAGTtgagatccctggtaaaggtacaTTGTTTCTAAGATTGGAACTGCTTACTTACTTATTGTTTCTATAAGCCCTaaactgacttgatcgtcgaagtgcaatcaacaggtagagtcccctctgtttcaacggagccgcTTTCTAACATCCAAAAGGAAGCACAGAATCCACCAGAAATAGAAGGAGCCACCGcttgcctttgaagtcaaccgGCGACCaggtcaaccgacgagaacatttggcacccaccgtggggctcggtAAAACTAGGTCTCATCCACAATCGTGTTTTGAGCCATCTAGCAACATGAGAAATACGAGACAAGGTACATCTACACTTGAGGAAGGCGACAAcgtcaccatgcaacaactcatggagaccattcGCGCTTTTCAGAAAACAGTGGCGGCGTCTAAGGCTAATCAGGATAGGATTTTGGTTGAGGTTCAAGCCGAGCAGACTGTTGGATCTattagtgtcaaagttcaagaagggaggggtgaattgaagttataaaatttttgCAAACATAAACTGGTTTGCAGTATATCAGaggaaaaagaacaaattgattttaaaaggaACAAATTGATTCTTCAAAACACTTTAACACAATCAGAACTTATTCAAATTAGGATTGAGATCAAACAGTGAAAGTTAATAGAACCAGATTGGTTAATTTTTAACAGCTTGAAGAACATAGATTATACGAAAAGATCAATCAAGTTCATTCAACACAAAGCTTCAAAGAGAATGAATATTTATCGAAGATTTAATGAAGAAAACTATTCGTCCTTAAGCCAATTAAAAACACATATTCAAAAGGTTTTGTTTATGTTTAAAGAACTTTTCTAGATCAAGAAGAACAACCCAGAAATAATAGGTTTAAtttcaaatgaacagatttcgTTCTTGACAGATTAACCAGAAATCAgaaacgagtgcagggatgagaagagcAATGCAATCACactttatattggttcactcataatgagctacatccagtttcaccttactccaaggtggaattaACTAAAAACCAGTTGCAATCAATTACAACaaacaacagttcttgaactgttaaaagaagaaaaacctgttttggaaggaacaaaaaaactagAGAGCTTTTTCACATTGTTCTTTATTTCAGGATTATATCCTAgcccatttttattaaaaacagcaTTTTGAGATCCCAACaatgtttcaagattttctctacCTTTGGTGAAATTTGATAAGGTTTTCAACAGATATTCaacttgtttttccagcttcttacaattttcacaggtttttataaatgcatgcaaacatgtcaattcaagactaacaagatcagttttagctttatgtaattcttcctcaagtgacttaaccttaggttcaagtaccctgTTTACTTTGTTCAGTTTGCTACATATAACAGCCAatttgtttgcttcatcatgtgtttccatAAAAGCAATTATTAGTTGATCATAACTTTTAGAATCAGTGAAAAAATCACTCACCGAATTAGAGAttgatccttcatcattcaccataaAGCAcatatttgcttcttcacttccaGTTGATGAGTCACTTGTTGAggaaacttcattttcttcccaaGACATATATGCTCtttttcctttgcctctttcactcttcttgcttgctagtttttatttgttttgattgtttggacaatcaatctgtatatgacctggtttaccacaaccaaagcaagtataattaGAGGAATTTGAGTCATTGGATTTTGAGtacctttttctttgttgagttTTGGCTCGGTTCTTCCTTTTAAGGaatctgctgaattttctgCTGAGCAGACTCaaggtctcatcatgttcaggattctcctcttcctcacttgtatcatgttctatgTTAGTCTTCaaagcaattcctttggctcttttctccactgtttcttgttctttcaatcttttgagttctagctcatgctccatcaattttccaaacaatgcagcagtggacatcttggataaaccTCTGGATTCagagattgttgttaccttaggttgGCAGCACCTATCaaggcatttcagcacctttatgttgagctcttccttgtcaaagaccttACCAAGACCAGTGACatgatttacaatatgtgtaaaccGTTTATGCACATCTGCAATGCTCTCTTCTGATTGCATCCTGAAAAGTTCATATTCTTGAATGAGTGAATGCTTCCTTTCTAGTTTCATATCATTCGTGCCCTCATGGGTTACTTCTAgtacttcccacatctccttggccGAGTTGCATTGAGATTCTCTAAAGAATTCATCTATATTCAATGCAGGGGTAATGATGTTTTTGGCTAGGGAGTCATATTAAGCCTTCTTCTTTTCACTTTCACTCCaatcagaccaaggcttctgtACTGTTTCTTCTTTAATAACCTGCATAGGCACAAAAgatccactgaccactgcatcccaaatacccatgtcaatagattccatgaagattttcattctaattttccagaatGCATAAttcacaccaccaaacataggaggtctattaatagacgcaccttcagctAAAGGCATTTTAAACATAGACATAATGAAAACACTTGAGTAAAATACAaatcctagctcttgataccaattgttgggtctattagtgccaaagttcaagaggggaggggtgaattgaagttataaaattttcgcaaacacAAATTAGTTTACAGTATATCAGAGGAAAAATAACATATTGATTTTAAAAGGAACAAATTGATTCTTCAAAACACTTTAAAACAATAAGAACTTATTCAGATTAGGATTGAGGTCAAACAGTGACAGTTAACAGAACCAGATTGGTTAATTTTTAACAGCTTGAAGAAGACAGATTATACCAAAAGATCAATCAAGTTCATTCAACACAAAGCTTTAgagagaatgaatctttatcgaagatttaatgaagaaaattgttcgTCCTTAAGCCAATTAAAAACACATATTCAAAATGCTTTGTTTATGTTTAAAGCACTTTTCCAGATCaagaagaacagtttttatAAAGTCCAGAAATAACAGGTTTAAtttcaaatgaacagatttcgTTATTGACAGATTAACCAGAAATCAgaaacgagtgcagggatgagaagagcAATGCAATCACactttatactggttcactcatagtgagctacatccagtttcaccttactccaaggtggaattaACTAAAAATTAGTTGCAATCAATTACaacacacaacagttcttgaaccctacaagaaccaTACAACCAAAGTTGAAAAactctatttcagcacaccttgcactccaagaaaccctatgaaagagtgactaacacttacaccttttacaagaaagaataaaggaaagataacaccttaaagaagatgcaagaacaaAAACCAATTGTCCCAATTGAAGAAAAACCAACACCAACACCTTCACACAGATCAAGGTTCttctagaacaagcacacttgaagatCCCTTTGGAAAAACCTTTCAAAAGCTCATTTCAATCCTTCATCTCACATAAACTTTTAATCTTTGTTAAAACCATGATTGCTCAACACCCTTTCATGTGAGAAAAGcctttcattttatagaaatcagtttctaacaacttttcaaaaaatagttaaaaagctgttataaaaacaacaaattgattttaaaactAACAGATTAATTTTTAGGAAAactgccagctcagcttaactgaaataactaactgAGTTGTACttttggtgccctaacaaactttcgaaaaacctttcagtagaacaaaaaataaacctattcttttacagagaaacaaatttatttttgtccaGTATCCTGATTTCGTGAGAAAAATGTAAGGATCTTTTTGGAAAGACATTTAAACACTCTTTGTGCTTGATCTTGATCACCTGGATTTGGCATAGTGTAGTTCATGAAGCAAAAGGAAACCTTAACCACACACTAGCCTAactacaagatcatctaaaaaCACATTccaatcttcaaagcaaactagctattttctacatcaaacacacactaaaactaggtagagaagaagcttcatccatcttcaacacagACAGCCAGTCAGAACCGATTCTAGGTTGATCTGAACGTGTCACGAACAGACAACAAGGAGTTGCGCAGGGTCAATGAAGAAAAACACAGGGAACTGCAATGTATGGGGGAGCGTGCAACAGGGGAGCAAACCCTGCCCTTTCCAGTTAGGGCTTGCCCCATGCCTTTTTCCCAGGCGATTATGAATGTTGTGATACCCACCAATTTCATGACTCCAAAATTCACCTTTACAAGTATCGAAGACCTAGAGGCCCACATCACGACCTTCCACACCCAAATGATGATCTCATGAGGAACTGACGCTTTGCACTGCAAGCTGTTTATGGGAACATTCTTAGGCACAACattggactggttcatcagtctCCCCGATGGACACATCACTTCATTTGACTAGTTCTCAACATTATTCAGGGAACAGTTCATTGACAACCGAGCCCCACCCCCTATCTATTTCGACCTCTTTAATGTGAAGCAATACTAGAGAGAGCCCCTAAAAGACTTTCTGAATCGATTTGGGGCACTAGTGGTAAAGCTGCACACCAAAGACGAAGCCATGATGGTGCACGCCTTCAGGCAGGGAATGCTATAAGGACCCTTCAGCGATTCTCTAATAAGGTGACGTCACTGAGTTGTGGCCCACATTGGCGCGGAGGAGGAGGTGACGGAAAAGTGTGGAAGCGTTGGACCGACAAGACCTCAGGGAACTGGTCGTCCTTAGCCTATGAGGGTG
This region includes:
- the LOC137838715 gene encoding uncharacterized protein, with the protein product MWEVLEVTHEGTNDMKLERKHSLIQEYELFRMQSEESIADVHKRFTHIVNHVTGLGKVFDKEELNIKVLKCLDRCCQPKVTTISESRGLSKMSTAALFGKLMEHELELKRLKEQETVEKRAKGIALKTNIEHDTSEEEENPEHDETLSLLSRKFSRFLKRKNRAKTQQRKRYSKSNDSNSSNYTCFGCGKPGHIQIDCPNNQNK